A region of Pseudomonas saponiphila DNA encodes the following proteins:
- the rfbC gene encoding dTDP-4-dehydrorhamnose 3,5-epimerase: MKVIPTKLPGVLIIEPKVFGDERGFFYESFNARAFEEATGVRVDFVQDNHSRSQKGVLRGLHYQLQNTQGKLVRVTQGEVLDVAVDIRRSSPHFGQWVAVRLSAQNHRQLWVPEGFAHGFVVLSDFAEFLYKTTDYYTPSAERSIRWDDPTLAIDWELTEPPQLSAKDQAGTLLAEAEVFP, encoded by the coding sequence ATGAAGGTCATCCCCACCAAGCTGCCCGGCGTGCTGATCATCGAACCCAAGGTGTTTGGCGATGAGCGCGGTTTCTTCTACGAGAGCTTCAATGCCAGAGCCTTCGAAGAGGCCACTGGTGTTCGCGTGGATTTCGTCCAGGACAATCATTCCCGCTCGCAAAAAGGCGTGCTGCGCGGCCTGCACTATCAGTTGCAGAACACCCAGGGGAAACTGGTGCGCGTCACCCAGGGCGAAGTGCTCGACGTCGCGGTCGACATCCGTCGCAGTTCCCCCCACTTTGGCCAATGGGTCGCGGTGCGGCTGTCGGCCCAGAACCATCGCCAGCTCTGGGTGCCGGAAGGCTTTGCCCATGGCTTCGTGGTGCTCAGCGACTTCGCCGAGTTCCTCTACAAGACCACTGATTACTACACACCTTCCGCCGAGCGCAGCATTCGCTGGGACGACCCGACGCTCGCCATTGACTGGGAGCTCACCGAGCCACCGCAACTGTCCGCCAAGGATCAGGCAGGTACCTTGCTGGCAGAGGCTGAAGTCTTCCCATGA
- the rfbD gene encoding dTDP-4-dehydrorhamnose reductase has translation MTTPLKILISGQHGQVSRELQQRLGDLGELVVLGRGQLDLSHPEQIRQQVRAVRPDLIINAAAHTAVDQAENEPELAFAINARAPGIFAEEAQALGVPLIHYSTDYVFDGRKDTPYVEDDEPNPLGVYGQSKLAGERAIREVQGQHLILRTSWVYASHGKNFLLTMQRLLQERPELRVVADQIGAPTWAGSIANSTRALIERWLAGRAGAWGTYHLSAQGETSWFGFAQAIGEHLLANGKPCAVLQAIPASAYPTPAPRPLNSRLDCSRLAREWGVTQPDWHSALRECLAEQG, from the coding sequence ATGACCACCCCCTTGAAAATCCTCATCAGCGGCCAGCACGGCCAGGTTTCCCGGGAGCTGCAGCAGCGACTCGGCGACCTGGGCGAGTTGGTGGTCCTGGGCCGCGGGCAGCTGGACCTGAGCCACCCGGAGCAGATCCGCCAGCAAGTACGCGCCGTGCGGCCGGACCTGATCATCAATGCTGCCGCCCACACCGCGGTCGATCAGGCCGAAAACGAGCCGGAGCTGGCCTTTGCAATCAACGCCAGGGCCCCCGGGATCTTCGCCGAAGAAGCCCAGGCCCTGGGCGTGCCACTGATCCACTACTCCACCGACTACGTGTTCGACGGGCGCAAGGACACGCCCTATGTGGAGGACGACGAGCCCAATCCACTGGGGGTCTACGGCCAGAGCAAACTGGCCGGCGAGCGGGCCATCCGTGAGGTTCAGGGGCAGCACCTGATCCTGCGCACCAGCTGGGTCTATGCCAGCCATGGCAAGAACTTCCTGCTGACCATGCAGCGCCTGCTGCAGGAGCGCCCCGAGTTACGGGTGGTGGCCGACCAGATCGGCGCGCCGACCTGGGCCGGTAGCATCGCCAACAGCACTCGGGCCCTGATCGAACGCTGGCTGGCCGGCAGAGCGGGTGCCTGGGGCACCTACCACCTGAGCGCCCAGGGCGAGACTTCCTGGTTCGGTTTCGCCCAGGCCATCGGCGAGCACTTGCTGGCCAACGGCAAACCCTGCGCAGTGCTGCAAGCCATCCCCGCCAGCGCCTACCCGACACCGGCCCCGCGGCCGTTGAACTCGCGCCTGGACTGCAGCCGCCTGGCTCGGGAATGGGGCGTGACCCAGCCAGACTGGCACAGCGCACTGCGCGAGTGTCTTGCCGAGCAGGGCTAG
- a CDS encoding TonB-dependent receptor, with product MPAHFRLTPLSLGLCTLLTAGFACAASTSLPTTSISVEAEADPDDPRVKEVSTATRTATAARYVPQAIDTIKTANVLDYGHNDLGSALSGIPNVSSGADTRFDSLRIRGFDASNDFYLDGIRDDSQYVRDLHNIERIEVLKGPAAVLYGRGSQGGIVNRVSKLPEFGRRSSVEVQGGSQDLRSLYADLSADPTENLSLRLNLGNQDQNSFRHGVSGNRQLFAPSMSWQLTPELNWLVQYEYSRYNRTPDRGITSLNGRPANVGKETTYGDHRDYIDDKAQSLRSKLTYELNDSWQLRHTLGLFKLDSDFDNTYQTGYNASTGKVQRQRWQQDLKTRNIYNNSELEGRFDTFGLEHRLLTGLEFGSQRRDPILYNAATSGPGNQEVPAVDLYNPNPYQSHTGRMQVWSNNHTEVESRALYVQDQLRLNDQWQLLAGLRYDNFEVQTTNRRTGVSDSRDSHSVSPRLGVVWTPLEHHSFYASWSKSFAPVGGGLIGITPNAAGNGNDLSPELTRQKEVGVKSDWLDERLSTTLAVYELELYNRRTTDPLDRNIILMTGLQRSRGIELTANGKLVGNWYLRGGIGLQDAVVVKDNNGFEDKRVNNVAKRNGSLFITWKPELGWYAETGLTLVGDRYADSANTVVLPGYGRWDALAGYRHKDWDVRAALNNIADREYYSSATSAFQIQPGEPRSLVVTGNYRF from the coding sequence ATGCCTGCCCATTTCCGCCTTACGCCCCTGTCCCTGGGACTCTGCACCCTGCTGACCGCCGGTTTCGCCTGCGCCGCCAGCACCTCTCTGCCAACCACCTCCATCAGCGTCGAAGCCGAGGCCGATCCCGACGATCCCCGGGTCAAGGAAGTCAGCACCGCGACTCGCACCGCCACCGCTGCACGCTATGTGCCCCAGGCCATCGATACGATCAAGACCGCCAACGTGCTGGACTACGGCCACAACGATCTGGGTAGCGCCCTGAGCGGCATTCCCAACGTCAGCAGCGGTGCCGACACCCGCTTCGACAGCCTGCGGATCCGCGGTTTCGACGCCAGCAACGACTTCTACCTGGACGGCATCCGCGACGACAGCCAGTACGTACGCGACCTGCACAACATCGAGCGCATCGAAGTGCTCAAGGGCCCGGCAGCCGTGCTCTACGGCCGTGGCAGCCAGGGCGGTATCGTCAATCGAGTGAGCAAGCTGCCGGAGTTCGGCCGTCGTTCCAGCGTCGAAGTCCAGGGCGGCAGCCAGGACCTGCGCAGCCTGTACGCCGACCTGAGCGCCGACCCGACGGAGAACCTCAGCCTGCGCCTGAACCTGGGCAACCAGGACCAGAACAGTTTCCGCCACGGCGTCAGCGGCAATCGCCAGCTGTTCGCACCGTCCATGAGCTGGCAACTCACCCCGGAGCTGAATTGGCTGGTGCAGTACGAATACAGCCGCTACAACCGCACCCCGGACCGCGGCATCACCAGCCTCAACGGCCGCCCGGCGAACGTCGGGAAGGAAACCACCTACGGCGACCACCGCGACTACATCGATGACAAGGCCCAATCCCTGCGCTCCAAGCTGACTTACGAGCTCAACGACAGCTGGCAGCTGCGCCACACCTTGGGGCTGTTCAAGCTCGACAGCGATTTCGACAACACCTACCAGACCGGCTACAACGCCAGCACCGGCAAGGTGCAGCGCCAACGCTGGCAGCAAGACCTGAAGACCCGCAACATCTACAACAACAGCGAACTGGAAGGCCGCTTCGACACCTTCGGCCTGGAGCACCGCCTGCTCACCGGCCTGGAGTTCGGCAGCCAGCGCCGCGACCCGATCCTCTACAACGCCGCCACCTCGGGCCCCGGCAACCAGGAAGTGCCCGCCGTCGACCTGTACAACCCCAACCCGTACCAGAGCCATACCGGGCGCATGCAGGTCTGGAGCAACAACCACACCGAGGTGGAAAGCCGGGCGCTCTACGTGCAGGACCAACTGCGCCTGAACGATCAGTGGCAACTGCTGGCCGGACTGCGTTACGACAATTTCGAGGTGCAGACCACCAACCGTCGCACCGGGGTTTCCGACAGCCGCGACAGCCACAGCGTCAGCCCGCGCCTGGGGGTGGTCTGGACGCCGCTGGAGCACCACTCGTTCTATGCCTCTTGGAGCAAGTCGTTCGCGCCGGTGGGCGGTGGCCTGATCGGCATCACCCCGAACGCGGCTGGCAATGGCAACGACCTGAGCCCGGAGCTGACCCGACAGAAGGAAGTCGGGGTCAAGAGCGACTGGCTGGACGAACGCCTGAGCACCACCCTGGCGGTGTACGAACTGGAGCTCTACAACCGTCGCACCACCGACCCACTGGACCGCAACATCATCCTCATGACCGGCCTGCAACGCTCCCGGGGTATCGAGTTGACTGCCAACGGCAAGCTCGTCGGCAACTGGTACCTGCGCGGCGGCATCGGCCTGCAGGACGCGGTGGTGGTCAAGGACAACAACGGCTTCGAAGACAAGCGGGTGAACAACGTGGCCAAGCGCAATGGCAGCCTGTTCATCACCTGGAAGCCGGAACTGGGCTGGTACGCCGAAACCGGCCTGACCCTGGTGGGCGACCGCTACGCCGACAGCGCCAACACCGTTGTGCTGCCGGGCTACGGCCGCTGGGATGCCCTGGCCGGCTACCGACACAAGGACTGGGACGTGCGCGCGGCGCTGAACAACATCGCCGACCGCGAGTACTACAGCTCGGCCACCAGCGCCTTTCAGATCCAGCCGGGCGAACCGCGCAGCCTGGTGGTTACCGGCAACTACCGCTTCTAA
- the rfbB gene encoding dTDP-glucose 4,6-dehydratase — MRILVTGGAGFIGSALVRHLIQNTEHEVLNLDKLTYAGNLESLQSIASDSRYEFVKADIVDQATVSTVLARFQPQAIMHLAAESHVDRSIDGPSDFIQTNIVGTYSLLEATRAYWHDLPEAQRQAFRFHHISTDEVYGDLHGVDDLFTETTPYAPSSPYSASKAASDHLVRAWQRTYGLPVLITNCSNNYGPFHFPEKLIPLVILNALAGKPLPVYGNGLQVRDWLYVEDHARALFKVVTEGVVGETYNIGGHNEQKNIDVVQGICSLLEELAPQKPQGVVHYADLITFVQDRPGHDLRYAIDAGKIERELGWVPEETFTSGLRKTVQWYLENLEWCRRVQDGSYQGERLGSTDIKDLIA; from the coding sequence ATGCGCATTCTCGTCACCGGCGGAGCCGGATTTATCGGCTCGGCTCTGGTCCGCCATCTGATCCAAAACACCGAACACGAAGTGCTGAACCTGGACAAACTGACCTACGCAGGCAACCTGGAATCGCTGCAGAGCATCGCCAGCGACAGCCGCTATGAGTTCGTCAAGGCGGACATCGTCGACCAGGCCACCGTCAGCACCGTGCTGGCACGTTTTCAGCCCCAGGCGATCATGCACCTGGCGGCGGAGTCCCATGTCGACCGCTCCATCGACGGGCCATCGGATTTCATCCAGACCAATATCGTCGGCACCTACAGCCTGCTGGAGGCAACCCGCGCCTACTGGCACGACCTGCCCGAAGCGCAAAGGCAGGCCTTCCGCTTCCACCATATTTCCACCGACGAGGTCTATGGCGACCTGCATGGCGTCGACGACCTGTTCACCGAAACCACGCCCTACGCCCCCAGCTCGCCCTACTCCGCCAGCAAGGCCGCGTCCGACCATCTGGTCCGCGCCTGGCAGCGCACCTACGGCCTGCCGGTGCTGATCACCAACTGCTCCAACAACTACGGCCCGTTCCACTTCCCCGAGAAGCTGATCCCGCTGGTGATCCTCAATGCCCTGGCCGGCAAGCCCCTGCCGGTGTATGGCAACGGCCTGCAGGTTCGCGACTGGCTGTACGTCGAAGATCACGCCCGTGCCCTGTTCAAGGTGGTGACAGAGGGCGTGGTCGGCGAAACCTACAACATCGGCGGCCATAACGAGCAGAAAAACATCGACGTGGTGCAGGGCATCTGCAGCCTGCTGGAAGAGCTGGCCCCGCAAAAACCCCAGGGCGTCGTGCACTACGCCGACCTGATCACCTTCGTCCAGGATCGTCCTGGCCACGACCTGCGTTACGCCATCGATGCCGGCAAGATCGAGCGGGAACTGGGCTGGGTACCGGAAGAAACCTTCACCAGCGGCCTGCGCAAGACCGTGCAGTGGTACCTGGAAAACCTCGAGTGGTGCCGCCGGGTACAGGACGGCAGCTACCAGGGCGAACGCCTGGGTTCCACCGACATCAAGGATCTGATTGCATGA
- the aguB gene encoding N-carbamoylputrescine amidase, translating to MSRIVTVAATQMACSWDLEANLETAEKLVREAAAKGAQIILIQELFEAPYFCQKPNPDYLQLATTVDRNVAIAHFQKVAKELQVVLPISFYELAGRARFNSIAIIDADGSNLGIYRKSHIPDGPGYHEKYYFNPGDTGFKVWNTRYAKIGVGICWDQWFPECARSMALQGAELLFYPTAIGSEPHDSSISSRDHWQRVQQGHAGANLMPLIASNRIGNEEQDGYDITFYGSSFIANQFGEKVQELNQTEEGILVHRFDLDELEHIRSAWGSFRDRRPNLYGALKTLDGSLES from the coding sequence ATGAGCCGTATCGTTACCGTCGCCGCTACCCAGATGGCCTGTTCCTGGGACCTTGAGGCCAATCTCGAAACCGCCGAAAAACTGGTCCGTGAAGCCGCCGCCAAGGGCGCGCAGATCATCCTCATCCAGGAGCTGTTCGAGGCCCCGTACTTCTGCCAGAAGCCCAACCCGGACTACCTGCAACTGGCCACCACGGTGGACCGCAACGTCGCCATCGCGCATTTCCAGAAAGTTGCCAAAGAGCTGCAGGTGGTGCTGCCCATCAGCTTCTACGAGCTGGCCGGGCGGGCGCGCTTCAACAGCATCGCGATCATCGATGCCGACGGCAGCAACCTGGGGATTTATCGGAAAAGCCACATCCCGGACGGCCCCGGCTACCACGAGAAGTACTACTTCAACCCGGGCGATACCGGCTTCAAGGTGTGGAACACTCGCTACGCGAAGATCGGCGTGGGCATCTGCTGGGACCAGTGGTTCCCCGAGTGCGCCCGCAGCATGGCCCTGCAAGGTGCGGAGCTGCTGTTCTATCCCACCGCCATCGGCAGCGAGCCCCACGACAGCAGCATCTCTTCCCGTGATCACTGGCAGCGCGTGCAGCAGGGCCATGCCGGGGCCAACCTGATGCCGCTGATTGCCAGCAACCGCATTGGCAACGAAGAGCAGGACGGTTACGACATCACCTTCTACGGTTCGTCCTTCATCGCCAATCAGTTCGGCGAGAAGGTTCAGGAGCTCAACCAAACTGAAGAAGGTATCCTTGTGCACCGCTTCGACCTCGACGAGCTCGAACACATTCGCAGCGCCTGGGGCAGTTTCCGTGACCGCCGTCCTAACCTCTATGGCGCATTGAAAACCCTCGACGGTTCCCTGGAGTCCTGA
- a CDS encoding aminotransferase — translation MLLATLIHRASLPSPQVSAQQALDLLETHYGLQGTLQSLGSQQDLNYRLDCPQGRFVLKICRGDYSVLELQAQHAALKHLQQHPELRVPRVIAAKNGADLLSLEIAGQALHVRLLDYIEGRSLTHLPHLSGELVAGLGRLCGQMDLALADFQHRGLERTLQWDARHAQALIGHLLPVIRDPQQRALIADSAQRAERRLQPLLAQLPVQAIHMDITDDNVVWQRDALRHWQLQGVIDFGDLIRTWRITDLSVTCAALLHHAEGDPLRILAAIQAYHQVNPLQRAELLALWPLIVARAAVLVLSGEQQVSIDPGNDYSRANLAHEWEIFRVASSVSFEFMEAAILSAVGQSLPAIGSEGFAPLLPSLVGREFALIDLGVLSPHFEAGNWEQPGIDDQLLAEAGAAHGLAASRYGQYRLSQTRPDSAEEPSTCALHVQLQVPAGTAVEAPFAGVLHRGEQGLLRLDGPTLSVLLWGVEPSLHPGAALVKGQVLGAVAADGRLKVQLCRGAELDPPLFCSPSRAPAWQALCPSPAALLGLACDAEPELDPQTLLERRDASFARSQKHYYVDPPRIERGWRNHLIDMQGRSYLDMLNNVAVLGHGHPRMAAVAARQWSLLNTNSRFHYAAIAEFSERLLALAPDSMDRVFLVNSGTEANDLAIRLAWAYSGGRDMLSVLEAYHGWSVAADAVSTSIADNPQALTSRPDWVHPVTAPNTYRGEFRGADSTPQYLRSVDQQLHKLEQQDRQLAGFICEPVYGNAGGISLPPGYLQAVYERVRARGGVCIADEVQVGYGRMGQFFWGFEEQGVVPDIITMAKGMGNGQPLGAVITRREIAEALEAEGYFFSSSGGSPVSCRIGLAVLDVMQEEGLWDNARVVGEHFKQRLEALKERHPLVGAVHGSGFYLGLELIRNHQTLEPATEETTLLCDRLRELGIFMQPTGDYLNILKIKPPMVTSRQSVDFFVDMLDKVLGEEL, via the coding sequence ATGTTGCTCGCCACCTTGATCCACCGTGCCAGTCTGCCCAGTCCCCAGGTTAGCGCGCAGCAAGCGCTGGACCTGCTGGAAACCCATTACGGCCTGCAGGGGACCCTGCAGTCCCTGGGCAGCCAGCAGGACCTCAACTATCGCCTCGACTGTCCCCAGGGGCGCTTTGTCCTGAAGATCTGTCGCGGTGACTATTCGGTCCTGGAGTTGCAGGCGCAGCACGCGGCGCTCAAGCATCTGCAGCAACATCCCGAGCTGCGAGTGCCGAGGGTGATTGCGGCGAAGAACGGTGCGGACCTGCTGTCCCTGGAGATTGCCGGGCAAGCGCTGCACGTCCGACTGCTGGACTATATAGAAGGGCGCTCCCTGACCCACCTGCCGCACCTGAGCGGGGAACTGGTGGCGGGCCTGGGTCGGCTCTGCGGGCAGATGGACCTGGCCCTGGCGGATTTCCAGCACCGGGGCCTGGAGCGCACCCTGCAATGGGATGCGCGGCATGCCCAGGCGCTGATCGGGCATTTGTTGCCGGTGATCCGCGACCCGCAGCAACGGGCCTTGATCGCCGACAGCGCACAGCGCGCCGAGCGACGCCTGCAACCTTTGCTTGCGCAGTTGCCGGTGCAGGCGATCCATATGGATATCACCGATGACAACGTGGTCTGGCAGCGCGATGCCCTGCGTCACTGGCAGTTGCAGGGGGTGATTGATTTTGGCGACCTGATCCGCACCTGGCGCATCACCGATCTGTCGGTGACCTGCGCGGCACTGCTGCATCACGCCGAGGGCGATCCGCTGCGCATCCTGGCGGCGATCCAGGCCTACCACCAGGTCAATCCGTTGCAACGGGCGGAGCTGCTGGCGCTCTGGCCTCTGATCGTGGCGCGTGCCGCCGTGCTGGTGCTCAGTGGCGAGCAGCAGGTCAGCATCGATCCGGGCAACGACTACTCCCGCGCGAACCTGGCCCATGAGTGGGAAATTTTCCGGGTGGCCAGTTCCGTGTCTTTCGAGTTCATGGAAGCGGCCATCCTCAGCGCCGTCGGTCAGTCGTTGCCAGCCATCGGTAGCGAGGGTTTCGCCCCGCTGTTGCCGAGCCTGGTGGGCCGCGAGTTTGCCCTGATCGACCTGGGCGTGCTCAGCCCGCACTTCGAAGCCGGCAACTGGGAACAGCCGGGGATCGATGATCAGCTGTTGGCCGAAGCCGGCGCCGCACATGGCCTGGCCGCCAGCCGTTATGGCCAGTACCGCCTGTCGCAAACCCGTCCCGACAGTGCCGAAGAACCCTCCACCTGCGCCCTGCACGTGCAACTGCAAGTACCGGCGGGCACTGCGGTGGAAGCGCCATTCGCCGGAGTCCTGCACCGTGGCGAGCAAGGCCTGTTGCGCCTCGATGGCCCGACCCTGAGCGTGCTCCTGTGGGGCGTCGAGCCTTCACTGCACCCGGGGGCGGCCCTGGTCAAGGGCCAGGTGCTGGGCGCAGTGGCGGCGGATGGCCGGCTCAAGGTCCAGCTGTGCCGGGGAGCCGAACTGGACCCGCCGCTGTTTTGCAGCCCGTCCCGGGCCCCGGCCTGGCAAGCCCTGTGCCCCTCGCCAGCGGCGCTGCTGGGGCTGGCCTGCGACGCCGAACCGGAGCTGGATCCACAGACCCTGCTGGAGCGCCGCGATGCCAGCTTTGCGCGCTCGCAGAAGCACTACTACGTCGACCCGCCGCGGATCGAACGCGGCTGGCGCAATCACCTGATCGACATGCAGGGGCGTTCCTACCTGGACATGCTCAACAACGTCGCGGTGCTCGGCCATGGCCATCCACGCATGGCGGCCGTGGCGGCGCGGCAATGGTCGCTGCTCAATACCAACTCGCGTTTTCACTATGCCGCGATCGCCGAATTCTCCGAGCGCCTGCTGGCCCTGGCGCCGGACTCCATGGACCGGGTGTTCCTGGTCAATAGCGGCACCGAGGCCAATGACCTGGCGATCCGCCTGGCCTGGGCCTACAGCGGTGGGCGCGACATGCTCAGCGTGCTGGAGGCCTATCACGGCTGGTCGGTGGCGGCCGATGCGGTATCCACTTCCATTGCCGACAACCCCCAGGCCCTCACCAGTCGCCCGGACTGGGTGCACCCGGTCACGGCGCCCAATACCTATCGTGGCGAGTTCCGCGGCGCGGACAGCACACCGCAGTATCTGCGCAGCGTCGACCAGCAGTTGCACAAGCTGGAGCAGCAGGACCGCCAGTTGGCCGGCTTCATCTGCGAACCGGTGTATGGCAATGCCGGGGGCATCTCCCTGCCGCCGGGCTATCTGCAGGCCGTCTACGAACGGGTCCGGGCTCGGGGCGGAGTGTGCATCGCCGATGAGGTCCAGGTCGGTTACGGGCGCATGGGCCAGTTCTTCTGGGGCTTTGAAGAGCAGGGCGTGGTGCCGGACATCATCACCATGGCCAAGGGCATGGGTAACGGCCAGCCTCTGGGCGCGGTGATCACCCGGCGCGAGATCGCCGAGGCGCTGGAGGCCGAAGGCTATTTCTTTTCCTCGTCCGGCGGCAGCCCGGTCAGTTGCCGCATTGGCCTCGCGGTGCTGGATGTGATGCAAGAGGAAGGGCTCTGGGACAACGCCCGGGTGGTGGGCGAACACTTCAAGCAACGCCTGGAGGCGCTCAAGGAGCGGCATCCGCTGGTGGGGGCGGTGCACGGTTCCGGTTTCTACCTGGGGCTGGAGCTGATCCGCAATCACCAGACCCTGGAGCCGGCCACCGAGGAAACCACCCTGCTGTGCGATCGCCTGCGGGAACTGGGGATCTTCATGCAACCCACCGGTGATTACTTGAACATCCTCAAGATCAAGCCGCCGATGGTCACCAGCCGGCAGAGCGTGGATTTCTTCGTCGACATGCTGGACAAGGTGCTGGGCGAGGAGCTGTAA
- the rfbA gene encoding glucose-1-phosphate thymidylyltransferase RfbA, whose amino-acid sequence MIKGIILAGGSGTRLHPITLGVSKQLLPIYDKPMIYYPISVLMLAGIQDILIISTPQDLPQYRNLLGDGSQFGVRFSYAEQPSPDGLAQAFLIGEAFIGNDPVCLILGDNIFHGQYFGEQLRDAVKRSSGATVFGYWVKDPERFGVIDFDSEGRALSIEEKPTKPKSSYAVTGLYFYDNDVVQIAKAVKPSPRGELEITDVNNAYLKRGDLHVERFGRGFAWLDTGTHDSLLEASQYVQTIEHRQGLKVACLEEIAYENHWISREHLLERAAYFGKTGYGQYLFTLAGEAQ is encoded by the coding sequence ATGATCAAAGGCATTATTCTGGCGGGGGGCTCCGGCACCCGTCTGCACCCCATCACCCTCGGCGTTTCCAAGCAGCTGCTGCCAATCTATGACAAGCCGATGATCTACTACCCGATCTCGGTGCTGATGCTGGCCGGCATCCAGGACATCCTGATCATCTCCACCCCCCAGGACCTGCCGCAGTATCGCAACCTGCTGGGCGATGGCAGCCAGTTCGGGGTGCGCTTCAGCTACGCCGAGCAGCCTTCGCCGGATGGTCTGGCCCAGGCCTTCCTGATCGGCGAGGCGTTCATCGGCAATGACCCGGTTTGCCTGATCCTCGGTGACAACATCTTTCACGGACAGTACTTCGGCGAACAACTGCGCGACGCCGTCAAGCGCAGCTCCGGGGCCACGGTGTTCGGCTACTGGGTCAAGGACCCGGAGCGTTTCGGCGTCATCGATTTCGACAGCGAAGGCCGTGCCCTGTCCATCGAAGAGAAACCCACGAAGCCAAAATCCAGCTACGCCGTCACCGGCCTGTATTTCTACGACAACGACGTGGTGCAGATCGCCAAGGCGGTCAAGCCCTCGCCCCGTGGCGAACTGGAGATCACCGACGTCAACAACGCCTACCTCAAGCGTGGCGACCTGCATGTGGAGCGCTTCGGCCGGGGCTTCGCCTGGCTCGACACCGGCACCCACGACAGCTTGCTGGAAGCCTCGCAGTACGTGCAGACCATCGAGCACCGCCAGGGCCTGAAAGTCGCCTGCCTGGAAGAAATCGCCTACGAAAACCACTGGATCAGCCGCGAGCACCTGCTGGAGCGCGCCGCCTATTTCGGCAAGACCGGCTATGGCCAGTACCTGTTCACCCTGGCCGGGGAGGCGCAATGA
- the aguA gene encoding agmatine deiminase yields the protein MSTLHSTPRADGFYMPAEWATQTQTWMIWPERPDNWRLGGKPAQAAHAAVAKAIARFEPVTVAVSAAQYENARARLDVPNIRVVEMSSDDAWVRDTGPTFVINHSGEVRGVHWGFNAWGGFEGGLYSPWNRDEQVASKVLEIERCQEYRTEGFVLEGGSIHVDGEGTLITTEECLLNHNRNPHLSREQIEAVLREHLAVERIVWLPDGLYNDETDGHVDNFCCYVRPGEVLLAWTDDPQDPNYPRCRAAMQVLENTLDAKGRTFKVHKMSIPGPLYATAEECAGVDAVQGSQERNPSVRLAGSYVNFLIVNGGIIAPSFDDPMDAQAKSILQALFPEHEVVMVPGRELLLGGGNIHCLTQQQPAPQRV from the coding sequence ATGAGCACTTTGCACAGCACGCCGCGCGCCGACGGTTTCTACATGCCGGCCGAATGGGCGACCCAGACCCAGACCTGGATGATCTGGCCCGAGCGTCCGGACAACTGGCGCCTGGGTGGCAAGCCGGCCCAGGCCGCCCACGCCGCGGTGGCCAAGGCCATTGCCCGTTTCGAACCGGTGACCGTGGCGGTGTCCGCGGCCCAGTATGAAAACGCCCGGGCGCGCCTGGACGTGCCCAATATCCGCGTGGTGGAAATGTCCAGTGACGATGCCTGGGTCCGCGACACCGGCCCGACTTTCGTCATCAACCACAGCGGCGAGGTGCGCGGTGTGCACTGGGGCTTCAATGCCTGGGGCGGTTTCGAGGGCGGCTTGTACTCGCCGTGGAATCGTGACGAACAAGTGGCCAGCAAAGTGTTGGAAATCGAGCGTTGCCAGGAGTACCGCACCGAAGGTTTCGTGCTTGAGGGCGGCTCGATTCACGTCGACGGCGAAGGCACCCTGATCACCACCGAGGAATGCCTGCTCAACCACAACCGCAACCCGCACCTGTCTCGCGAGCAGATCGAGGCGGTGTTGCGCGAGCATCTGGCGGTGGAGCGGATCGTCTGGCTGCCGGACGGTCTGTACAACGACGAAACCGATGGTCATGTGGATAACTTCTGCTGCTACGTGCGTCCGGGTGAAGTGTTGCTGGCCTGGACCGACGACCCCCAGGACCCCAACTATCCACGTTGCCGGGCGGCCATGCAGGTGCTGGAAAACACCCTCGACGCCAAGGGGCGCACCTTTAAGGTGCACAAGATGTCGATTCCCGGCCCGTTGTACGCCACCGCAGAGGAATGCGCCGGGGTCGATGCGGTGCAGGGCAGTCAGGAGCGCAATCCTTCCGTGCGCCTGGCCGGTTCCTATGTGAACTTCCTGATCGTCAATGGCGGGATCATCGCCCCGAGTTTTGACGATCCGATGGATGCCCAGGCCAAGTCCATCCTCCAGGCGCTGTTCCCCGAGCATGAAGTGGTGATGGTGCCGGGGCGCGAACTGTTACTGGGGGGCGGCAATATCCATTGCCTTACCCAACAGCAGCCTGCGCCACAGCGAGTTTGA